One region of Peribacillus simplex genomic DNA includes:
- a CDS encoding AIM24 family protein, with amino-acid sequence MEKYQIDQFVEKTKQQDKGQGLFELETERILEINLEQQIWAKMGTMISYRGQIKFEREGILEHGLGKLFKKALTGEGASLMKATGSGKLYVADQGKKISILQLNGESICVNGNDLLAFEPGIQWDIKMMRRIAGLLAGGLFNVRLEGRGMVAFTSHYEPLTLMVEAGNPVYTDPNATVAWSGELQPEFVTDVSLKSFFGRGSGESVQMKFEGKGFVVVQPFEEVYFGNKES; translated from the coding sequence ATGGAGAAGTATCAAATCGATCAATTCGTTGAAAAGACGAAACAGCAGGATAAAGGGCAAGGCTTATTTGAACTTGAAACGGAACGAATTCTGGAAATTAATCTGGAACAGCAGATCTGGGCAAAAATGGGGACGATGATTTCTTATCGCGGACAAATTAAATTCGAGAGGGAAGGTATCTTGGAGCATGGTCTTGGTAAACTCTTCAAGAAAGCCTTGACTGGTGAGGGTGCATCCTTGATGAAAGCGACCGGCAGCGGCAAGCTATACGTCGCGGATCAAGGGAAGAAGATATCAATTTTACAGTTAAATGGTGAATCGATCTGTGTTAATGGTAATGATTTGCTTGCCTTTGAGCCGGGTATTCAATGGGATATAAAAATGATGCGGCGCATTGCAGGGTTATTGGCGGGTGGATTGTTCAATGTAAGACTCGAGGGGAGAGGGATGGTCGCATTCACTTCCCATTATGAGCCACTCACTTTAATGGTGGAAGCTGGGAATCCAGTCTATACGGACCCGAATGCCACAGTAGCTTGGTCAGGGGAGCTTCAGCCTGAATTCGTAACGGATGTTTCATTAAAGTCGTTTTTTGGAAGGGGAAGCGGCGAATCCGTTCAAATGAAATTCGAAGGGAAAGGGTTTGTAGTCGTCCAACCTTTTGAAGAGGTATATTTCGGTAATAAAGAATCATGA
- a CDS encoding class I SAM-dependent methyltransferase, with translation MNLHTWHKESEKEWDVFAPMWVKNSQEMWESGSRKNIIPFFSEYVPSGVKVADIGCGDGVGSLKLAEAGFEVTGVDLSNVMIEFAKGKTALIPELSFIQGDFYDLPFKDEEMDAALVINSLEYTGEPLTVLKEIQRVIKPGGYACFGILGPTAEPRKKFSFQRLLGDKVIMNTMQAWEFEKMATETGWKVVSDTGVAKRGVDFAKLGHFSKELKQAVSFMWLFLLQKKVDQ, from the coding sequence ATGAATTTACATACTTGGCATAAAGAGTCGGAAAAGGAATGGGATGTCTTTGCACCTATGTGGGTGAAGAATTCGCAAGAAATGTGGGAATCGGGGAGCCGAAAAAATATTATTCCGTTCTTTTCTGAATATGTACCTTCGGGAGTGAAGGTAGCTGACATAGGCTGTGGAGATGGAGTTGGTTCTTTAAAATTGGCCGAAGCGGGATTTGAAGTAACTGGAGTCGATTTATCCAATGTCATGATTGAATTTGCAAAGGGGAAAACAGCTCTAATACCTGAACTTTCTTTCATTCAAGGAGATTTTTATGATCTTCCATTCAAGGATGAGGAAATGGATGCGGCATTGGTCATTAATTCTTTGGAATATACAGGTGAACCATTAACGGTGCTGAAGGAAATTCAACGGGTAATTAAGCCTGGCGGTTATGCCTGTTTTGGAATTCTTGGTCCGACGGCTGAACCACGAAAAAAATTCAGTTTTCAACGGCTATTAGGAGATAAAGTCATTATGAATACAATGCAGGCTTGGGAATTTGAAAAAATGGCAACAGAAACGGGATGGAAGGTGGTCTCTGACACCGGCGTTGCGAAGAGAGGGGTGGACTTTGCAAAATTGGGGCATTTTTCAAAGGAACTAAAACAAGCTGTATCGTTCATGTGGCTGTTCCTCCTTCAAAAAAAGGTGGATCAGTGA
- the mntR gene encoding transcriptional regulator MntR — protein MPTPSMEDYIEQIYLLIEEKGYARVSDIAENLSVHPSSVTKMVQKLDHEKYLIYEKYRGLVLTANGKKVGKRLVYRHELLEQMLRLLGVKEENIYHDVEGIEHHLSWNAIDRIGDLVEFFEESPDRVEDLRKIQKRNEENSK, from the coding sequence ATGCCTACACCTAGCATGGAGGATTACATAGAACAAATTTATTTACTTATTGAAGAAAAAGGATATGCAAGAGTTTCGGATATTGCCGAAAACCTTTCCGTCCACCCATCTTCTGTTACAAAAATGGTTCAAAAACTGGACCATGAAAAATATTTGATATATGAAAAGTACCGGGGTCTCGTTTTAACTGCAAACGGGAAAAAGGTTGGTAAAAGGCTCGTATACCGCCATGAACTTTTAGAACAGATGCTTAGATTGCTTGGGGTCAAGGAAGAAAATATTTATCATGATGTTGAAGGGATTGAACATCACCTTAGTTGGAATGCCATCGATAGGATTGGCGATCTGGTTGAATTCTTTGAGGAGTCTCCCGATCGTGTCGAGGATTTACGAAAGATACAAAAAAGAAATGAAGAAAATTCAAAATAA
- a CDS encoding DNA topoisomerase III — translation MKLIIAEKPDQGSTLAAQFKTKKQQGYIEIMPNELFPDGAYVTWAVGHLCQLVSPETYHSKWKKWSMETLPMIPEKFQYEVTRQKAKQFNVVKTLLRKPDVDEIIHAGDAGREGELIVRNIVNLCNVNKPMKRLWISSLTPKAIYEGFQNLMGEEKTRPLYHEAYTRACADWVVGMNASRAYSILLKQRGVSDVFSAGRVQTPTLALIVKREMEIEQFKSEPFWEVFADFKMDGKEYQGKWQQNNDPRIKTKELADKIAAFCKGKEAEIAEMATERKEFQPPLLFNLSSLQATVNKIYKYSPKQTLDIVQSLYQKGIVSYPRSDSNYVTEGEAETFPDILQKLSGFSEYESLFPLQQPSIMNNKRFVNEKKVTDHYAIIPTEQVTDPKRLSAEERNIYDLVVRRLIAAHYEKAIFDYTTIKTLVDKRAEFISKGKQQIQEGWRKVIFQNEKDDEDILLPSVSKGDSGKVAKIKVKEGKTQPPKRYTEGQLITLMKTAGKHLDNEELEKVLMKTEGLGTEATRAGIITMLKDRKYIDVKKNQVFATDKGKVLITAIGEKILASPEMTAKWEQRLREIGEGKASAGVFMEAVKKMSAKIISDAVESSESWDFQGLDTESIQRSGPKKRSSASVGSCKLCGSKIVDKGEFYGCVNYQKTKCNFTISKKILNKKISQANIKKLLSSGETDLISGFKKGEKTFDAILSWSDSEKKISFTFQTEQNIKQT, via the coding sequence ATGAAGCTAATCATTGCGGAGAAACCAGATCAAGGTTCAACGTTAGCAGCTCAATTTAAAACGAAGAAACAGCAAGGATATATAGAAATCATGCCGAATGAACTTTTTCCCGACGGAGCATATGTAACTTGGGCCGTCGGGCATTTATGTCAACTCGTTTCGCCGGAAACCTATCATTCAAAATGGAAAAAATGGTCGATGGAAACGTTGCCGATGATTCCAGAGAAATTTCAATATGAAGTGACCCGACAAAAGGCAAAGCAATTCAATGTAGTGAAGACTTTGCTTAGGAAACCGGATGTTGATGAAATCATTCATGCAGGCGATGCTGGGCGTGAAGGAGAATTGATTGTACGTAATATCGTTAATCTATGTAATGTCAATAAACCGATGAAACGTTTATGGATTTCCTCTTTGACCCCAAAAGCGATTTATGAGGGATTCCAAAACCTGATGGGCGAGGAAAAAACCAGGCCACTCTATCATGAAGCGTACACGAGAGCTTGCGCAGACTGGGTTGTGGGAATGAATGCATCGAGAGCGTATAGTATTTTATTGAAACAAAGGGGTGTTTCGGATGTATTTTCAGCTGGTAGGGTTCAGACACCGACTCTCGCTTTGATAGTGAAGCGGGAAATGGAAATTGAACAATTCAAGTCTGAACCGTTCTGGGAAGTGTTCGCTGATTTCAAGATGGATGGTAAGGAGTATCAGGGAAAATGGCAGCAGAACAATGATCCGAGAATCAAGACAAAAGAACTTGCTGATAAAATTGCCGCCTTTTGCAAGGGTAAAGAAGCTGAAATTGCGGAAATGGCTACAGAAAGAAAAGAATTTCAGCCACCTTTGTTATTTAATCTATCGTCATTGCAGGCAACCGTAAACAAGATTTATAAATATTCACCGAAACAGACGCTTGATATTGTACAAAGTTTATATCAAAAAGGGATCGTTTCTTATCCACGTTCAGACTCCAATTATGTTACGGAGGGGGAAGCCGAAACATTTCCTGATATATTGCAAAAACTAAGTGGATTTTCAGAATATGAATCCCTGTTTCCTTTACAACAACCGAGCATCATGAATAATAAACGGTTTGTAAATGAAAAAAAAGTGACTGATCACTATGCAATTATCCCGACGGAGCAAGTGACCGACCCAAAGAGGCTTTCTGCTGAAGAACGGAATATTTATGACTTGGTGGTCCGCCGGTTGATTGCGGCACATTACGAGAAAGCCATTTTCGATTACACCACCATTAAAACGCTTGTCGATAAGCGTGCCGAATTCATTTCTAAAGGCAAGCAGCAGATCCAAGAGGGATGGCGCAAAGTGATTTTCCAAAATGAGAAGGATGATGAAGATATCCTTTTGCCGTCCGTTTCAAAAGGGGATTCTGGAAAGGTCGCCAAAATAAAGGTGAAAGAAGGAAAAACCCAGCCTCCAAAGCGCTATACAGAAGGTCAGTTGATCACTTTGATGAAAACGGCCGGAAAACACTTGGATAATGAAGAGTTAGAAAAAGTGCTGATGAAAACCGAAGGCCTCGGCACTGAAGCAACTCGAGCTGGTATCATTACCATGCTCAAAGACCGTAAATACATTGATGTCAAAAAAAATCAGGTGTTTGCGACGGATAAAGGGAAAGTGCTGATCACTGCAATCGGGGAGAAAATCCTGGCTTCACCTGAAATGACAGCTAAATGGGAACAGCGTTTAAGGGAAATTGGTGAAGGGAAGGCCTCAGCCGGCGTCTTTATGGAAGCTGTTAAAAAGATGTCAGCAAAAATTATCAGTGATGCCGTGGAATCATCTGAAAGCTGGGATTTTCAAGGGCTGGACACCGAGTCGATTCAACGGAGCGGCCCTAAAAAGAGAAGCTCGGCATCTGTGGGCAGCTGTAAGCTATGCGGTTCTAAGATTGTCGATAAAGGGGAATTCTATGGATGTGTAAATTATCAAAAAACCAAGTGTAACTTTACGATCTCCAAAAAAATCCTTAATAAGAAAATCAGTCAAGCAAATATAAAAAAATTATTGTCGAGCGGTGAAACGGATTTGATAAGTGGTTTTAAAAAAGGTGAAAAAACCTTTGATGCCATTTTATCTTGGTCCGATTCTGAAAAGAAGATCAGCTTTACATTCCAAACAGAACAGAACATCAAACAAACATGA
- a CDS encoding helix-turn-helix domain-containing protein, giving the protein MEFSTNVKNVRKSKGYTLEELAKKSGVSKSMLSQIERGDKNPTIHVASQIAEALDVTISSLLGEDQKRSVSIIRSSNRLIYKDENTKFERHLLSPPANDIEFILNKIPPLEETGIFPPHKKGVEEYIYVLKGKIQVELGEEPEIYTLEEGDSIYFEADIDHRFLNLSEEECNYFLIINSTKKNMYR; this is encoded by the coding sequence ATGGAATTTTCAACTAATGTAAAAAATGTAAGGAAGTCAAAAGGCTACACACTAGAAGAACTAGCTAAAAAGTCGGGAGTTAGTAAGTCTATGTTATCTCAGATTGAAAGAGGTGATAAAAATCCAACAATTCATGTTGCTTCACAAATTGCGGAAGCACTGGATGTAACAATATCGTCTTTGTTGGGGGAGGATCAAAAAAGAAGTGTGTCTATTATTCGTTCGAGTAACAGATTAATATATAAGGACGAAAACACAAAGTTCGAAAGACATCTTTTATCACCGCCGGCTAACGATATTGAATTCATTTTAAATAAAATTCCTCCTTTAGAGGAAACCGGAATTTTTCCACCTCATAAAAAGGGTGTAGAGGAATACATCTATGTTTTAAAAGGAAAAATACAAGTTGAATTAGGTGAGGAACCTGAAATTTATACGTTAGAAGAAGGGGATTCAATATATTTTGAAGCAGATATAGACCATAGGTTTCTGAATTTATCAGAAGAAGAGTGTAATTACTTTTTAATAATTAATTCAACTAAAAAAAATATGTATAGATAA